A single genomic interval of Piliocolobus tephrosceles isolate RC106 chromosome 7, ASM277652v3, whole genome shotgun sequence harbors:
- the SDCBP gene encoding syntenin-1 isoform X2 yields the protein MSLYPSLEDLKVDKVIQAQTAFSANPANPAILSEASAPISQDGNLYPKLYPELSQYMGLSLNEEEIHANVVVVSDAPLQGLVARPSSVNYMVAPVTGNDVGIRRAEIKQGIREVILCKDQDGKIGLRLKSIDNGIFVQLVQANSPASLVGLRFGDQVLQINGENCAGWSSDKAHKVLKQAFGEKITMTIRDRPFERTITMHKDSTGHVGFIFKNGKITSIVKDSSAARNGLLTEHNICEINGQNVIGLKDSQIADILSTSGTVVTITIMPAFIFEHIIKRMAPSIMKSLMDHTIPEV from the exons gctCAAACTGCTTTTTCTGCAAACCCTGCCAATCCAGCAATTTTGTCAGAAGCTTCTGCTCCTATCTCTCAAGATGGCA aTCTGTATCCCAAACTATATCCGGAGCTGTCTCAATACATGGGGCTGAgtttaaatgaagaagaaatacatgCAAATGTGGTCGTGGTTTCTGATGCACCACTGCAGGGG TTGGTAGCAAGACCTTCCAGTGTGAACTATATGGTGGCTCCTGTTACCGGTAATGATGTTGGAATTCGTAGAGCAGAAATTAAGCAAGGGATTCGTGAAGTCATTTTGTGTAAGGATCAAGATGGAAAAATTGGACTCAGGCTTAAATCAATAGATAAT GGTATATTTGTTCAGCTAGTCCAGGCTAATTCTCCAGCCTCGTTGGTTGGTCTGAGATTTGGGGACCAAGTACTCCAGATCAATGGTGAAAACTGTGCAGGGTGGAGCTCGGATAAAGCGCACAAGGTGCTCAAACAGGCTTTTGGAGAGAAGATTACCATGACCATTCGTGACAG GCCCTTTGAACGGACGATTACCATGCATAAGGATAGCACTGGACATGTtggttttatctttaaaaatggaaaaataacatcCATAGTGAAAGATAGCTCTGCAGCCAGAAATGGTCTTCTCACAGAACATAACATCTGTGAAATCAATGGACAGAATGTCATTGGATTGAAG GACTCTCAAATTGCAGACATACTATCAACATCTGGGACTGTAGTTACTATTACAATCATGCCTGCTTTTATCTTTGAACATATTATTAAGCG GATGGCACCAAGCATTATGAAAAGCCTAATGGACCACACCATTCCTGAGGTTTAA
- the SDCBP gene encoding syntenin-1 isoform X1 has protein sequence MSLYPSLEDLKVDKVIQAQTAFSANPANPAILSEASAPISQDGNLYPKLYPELSQYMGLSLNEEEIHANVVVVSDAPLQGQLVARPSSVNYMVAPVTGNDVGIRRAEIKQGIREVILCKDQDGKIGLRLKSIDNGIFVQLVQANSPASLVGLRFGDQVLQINGENCAGWSSDKAHKVLKQAFGEKITMTIRDRPFERTITMHKDSTGHVGFIFKNGKITSIVKDSSAARNGLLTEHNICEINGQNVIGLKDSQIADILSTSGTVVTITIMPAFIFEHIIKRMAPSIMKSLMDHTIPEV, from the exons gctCAAACTGCTTTTTCTGCAAACCCTGCCAATCCAGCAATTTTGTCAGAAGCTTCTGCTCCTATCTCTCAAGATGGCA aTCTGTATCCCAAACTATATCCGGAGCTGTCTCAATACATGGGGCTGAgtttaaatgaagaagaaatacatgCAAATGTGGTCGTGGTTTCTGATGCACCACTGCAGGGG CAGTTGGTAGCAAGACCTTCCAGTGTGAACTATATGGTGGCTCCTGTTACCGGTAATGATGTTGGAATTCGTAGAGCAGAAATTAAGCAAGGGATTCGTGAAGTCATTTTGTGTAAGGATCAAGATGGAAAAATTGGACTCAGGCTTAAATCAATAGATAAT GGTATATTTGTTCAGCTAGTCCAGGCTAATTCTCCAGCCTCGTTGGTTGGTCTGAGATTTGGGGACCAAGTACTCCAGATCAATGGTGAAAACTGTGCAGGGTGGAGCTCGGATAAAGCGCACAAGGTGCTCAAACAGGCTTTTGGAGAGAAGATTACCATGACCATTCGTGACAG GCCCTTTGAACGGACGATTACCATGCATAAGGATAGCACTGGACATGTtggttttatctttaaaaatggaaaaataacatcCATAGTGAAAGATAGCTCTGCAGCCAGAAATGGTCTTCTCACAGAACATAACATCTGTGAAATCAATGGACAGAATGTCATTGGATTGAAG GACTCTCAAATTGCAGACATACTATCAACATCTGGGACTGTAGTTACTATTACAATCATGCCTGCTTTTATCTTTGAACATATTATTAAGCG GATGGCACCAAGCATTATGAAAAGCCTAATGGACCACACCATTCCTGAGGTTTAA